The Caproicibacterium lactatifermentans genome contains a region encoding:
- the sdaAB gene encoding L-serine ammonia-lyase, iron-sulfur-dependent subunit beta: MNVFDILGPVMIGPSSSHTAGAVKIGLVARQLLGDTPKKAKILLHGSFASTGVGHGTDKAIVAGLLGMQPDDKRIPDSFAAAKQQGLDFSFDTIHLRGAHPNTAVLTLEDGKKRKLEIEAASLGGGRIQVRKIDGIDTNFSGEYNTLIVHNLDQPGHVAQVTTILAQRNVNIATMQLYRNVQGGYAVMVIECDQPIPEDLVDWLMKLDGIIKVSYINVKQ; encoded by the coding sequence ATGAATGTATTTGATATATTAGGTCCTGTGATGATAGGTCCCTCCAGTTCTCATACCGCAGGTGCCGTAAAAATCGGTCTGGTTGCACGTCAACTGTTGGGAGATACGCCGAAAAAAGCAAAAATATTGCTGCATGGCTCCTTTGCCAGCACAGGGGTTGGACATGGAACAGATAAAGCGATTGTTGCCGGACTTTTGGGAATGCAGCCTGATGACAAGCGGATTCCAGACAGCTTTGCGGCCGCAAAACAGCAGGGTCTGGATTTTTCTTTCGATACGATTCATTTGCGCGGTGCGCACCCAAACACGGCTGTGCTTACTTTGGAAGATGGAAAAAAGCGCAAACTGGAAATTGAAGCGGCCTCTCTTGGAGGTGGCAGGATTCAAGTTCGTAAGATTGATGGAATTGATACGAACTTTTCCGGTGAATATAATACGCTGATTGTGCACAACCTGGACCAGCCTGGTCATGTTGCACAAGTGACCACTATTCTCGCTCAACGCAATGTGAATATTGCAACCATGCAGCTTTACCGCAATGTGCAGGGCGGGTATGCTGTTATGGTCATTGAGTGCGACCAGCCTATACCGGAAGACTTAGTGGACTGGCTAATGAAGCTGGACGGCATTATTAAAGTTTCTTATATCAATGTAAAACAGTGA
- a CDS encoding radical SAM protein, whose protein sequence is MERYNQITNKNMREIVLLKAHPCAWGKCRFCDYILDNSKNKMEMLKLNHEVLSHVTGKFGVLEVINSGSCFELPRETLAEIRSIVQKKHIRRLFFEAHWMYRNMLQKMRDYMGVPITFKIGVETFNNDFREQYLNKNADFSSAEEVAQYFDSPCLMVGIKGQTREMIDYDIKMLKKYFQLGTINVYTNNSTDVKRDEQLVSWFRKKYACLDEDPSVEVLYENTDFGVGD, encoded by the coding sequence ATGGAACGATATAATCAGATTACAAATAAGAATATGCGTGAAATTGTCTTGCTGAAAGCGCATCCCTGTGCATGGGGAAAATGTCGCTTTTGTGATTACATACTGGATAATTCTAAAAATAAAATGGAAATGCTAAAACTCAACCATGAAGTCCTATCCCATGTGACAGGGAAATTTGGTGTTTTAGAAGTAATCAATTCCGGCAGCTGCTTTGAGCTTCCGAGAGAAACACTGGCCGAGATACGCAGTATTGTTCAGAAAAAACATATTCGTCGATTGTTTTTTGAAGCACATTGGATGTACAGAAATATGCTTCAAAAAATGCGGGATTATATGGGTGTGCCTATTACGTTCAAAATCGGTGTGGAAACATTTAACAACGATTTTCGAGAACAATATCTAAACAAAAATGCTGATTTCAGCAGTGCCGAAGAAGTTGCACAATATTTTGATTCCCCATGCCTAATGGTAGGCATCAAAGGGCAGACACGGGAAATGATTGATTATGATATCAAGATGCTGAAGAAATACTTTCAACTTGGTACCATCAATGTCTATACCAACAATAGTACAGATGTAAAACGTGATGAACAATTAGTATCATGGTTCCGCAAAAAATATGCCTGTCTGGATGAGGACCCATCTGTTGAAGTCTTGTATGAGAACACCGACTTTGGAGTTGGAGATTAG
- the sdaAA gene encoding L-serine ammonia-lyase, iron-sulfur-dependent, subunit alpha — protein sequence MAYDSIKKMLKDAQEKNLPLWKVILQEDTASQNGSEEASMQKMLTLWKTMQTTTCSYRSEERSHSGLVGGDSARVSDAAKKGKLIGDAFLNEMIALALQISECNACMKRIVAAPTAGSCGVLPAVLIPLAKKENLPDTVMIQALYIAAGFGEVIAQRASIAGAFGGCQAEIGTASAMAAAALVWLKGGSAEQCAHACAMALSNLLGLVCDPVAGLVEVPCVQRNVTGALNAVGAANMALSGVICHIPADEVIDAMGSIGDQMPTSLRETGKGGLAATPTGQKIAERLTDKTIL from the coding sequence ATGGCTTATGATTCCATTAAAAAGATGCTGAAAGATGCACAGGAGAAAAATTTGCCGCTTTGGAAAGTTATTCTTCAGGAAGACACGGCGTCACAAAACGGAAGTGAAGAAGCTTCCATGCAGAAAATGTTGACGTTATGGAAAACCATGCAGACCACTACCTGCTCCTATCGTTCGGAAGAACGTTCTCACAGCGGATTAGTTGGCGGGGACAGTGCCCGTGTCAGCGATGCTGCTAAAAAAGGCAAACTGATTGGTGACGCATTCCTCAATGAAATGATTGCGCTGGCACTGCAGATTAGTGAGTGTAATGCCTGCATGAAACGTATTGTCGCTGCTCCAACGGCTGGTTCTTGTGGAGTGCTGCCTGCTGTTCTTATACCACTTGCAAAGAAAGAAAACCTGCCAGATACAGTTATGATACAGGCACTGTATATTGCGGCAGGTTTTGGAGAAGTTATCGCACAAAGGGCTTCGATTGCCGGTGCATTCGGCGGGTGTCAGGCGGAAATTGGTACAGCGTCTGCTATGGCTGCTGCTGCGCTGGTTTGGTTAAAAGGCGGCAGCGCCGAACAGTGCGCACATGCCTGTGCAATGGCCTTGAGCAATCTTTTGGGGCTGGTCTGTGACCCGGTAGCTGGATTGGTGGAAGTTCCGTGTGTACAGCGAAACGTAACTGGAGCATTGAATGCAGTGGGAGCTGCCAATATGGCATTGTCCGGTGTCATTTGTCATATACCGGCAGATGAAGTGATTGACGCTATGGGAAGTATAGGTGACCAGATGCCAACTTCTTTGCGGGAAACAGGAAAAGGCGGTCTTGCCGCCACACCCACGGGGCAAAAGATTGCAGAAAGGCTTACAGATAAAACAATATTATAA
- a CDS encoding ECF transporter S component, which yields MTQKKETLWITQTAVCIALLVGLQAATAPLGSTILTGSIVNYLLVVSVMLCGVRSGCIVAVVSPIVAKLFGIGPLWALVPFIMAGNLVLVLLWSLIAKNESSRKFFRGAAAVVLSAVGKFLVLYFGIVKLAVPYILKLKGTKANVISMMFSYPQLLTAVIGGIVAALTLPLLKKAIHTHTA from the coding sequence ATGACACAGAAAAAAGAAACTTTGTGGATTACACAGACAGCAGTTTGTATTGCATTGCTGGTTGGCCTGCAGGCAGCAACGGCACCTCTTGGCAGTACCATCTTAACGGGTTCTATCGTAAATTATTTACTGGTAGTTTCCGTTATGCTCTGTGGAGTTCGTTCTGGCTGTATAGTAGCAGTGGTGTCCCCTATTGTGGCAAAGCTTTTCGGCATTGGTCCTTTGTGGGCGTTAGTGCCTTTTATTATGGCGGGCAACCTCGTACTTGTTTTGCTGTGGAGCTTGATTGCAAAAAACGAATCCTCTCGAAAGTTTTTTCGAGGGGCCGCCGCTGTTGTCCTTTCTGCTGTAGGAAAATTTCTTGTATTATATTTTGGCATTGTGAAGCTGGCGGTTCCGTATATCCTAAAACTGAAGGGCACAAAGGCAAATGTGATTTCTATGATGTTTTCCTATCCGCAGCTTCTTACAGCGGTTATTGGAGGCATTGTAGCAGCTTTGACACTTCCGCTTCTGAAAAAAGCGATTCATACGCATACGGCATAA
- the uvrB gene encoding excinuclease ABC subunit UvrB — protein MNFQLVSPYQATGDQPQAINQLVNGLQEGDKEQVLKGVTGSGKTFTMANVIAQVNRPTLVLAHNKTLAAQLCSEFRTFFPNNAVEYFVSYYDYYQPEAYIAQTDTYIEKDSAINDEIDKLRHSATSALCERRDVIIVASVSCIYSLGDPIDYRSMVISLRPGVQKERDELLKKLVELQYERNDIELTRNKFRARGDVVEIFPSYSNDTIIRVEFFGDEIDRISELNALTGERKADLKHVAIYPASHYIVPREKMQRAISSIQAEMEDRVKFFESHGKLIEAQRIRERTTYDMEMLQEIGFCKGIENYSRIMSGRPAGSAPFTLLDYFPDDFLMFVDESHVTLPQVGGMYGGDRARKKNLIDFGFRLPSAYDNRPLNFQEFYQHINQVVFVSATPGNFELEHASQVVEQVIRPTGLLDPEIDVKPTEGQIDDLISEINLRAAKHQRVLVTTLTKKMAEDLTSYLENIGLRVRYMHHDIDTVERQEIIRDLRLEKFDVLVGINLLREGLDIPEVSLVAILDADKEGFLRSERSLIQTIGRAARNAEGHVIMYADSVTPSMEAAIRETNRRRTLQKAYNQAHGITPKTITKKVADVLEISTGRGKQKSKKKVQRNLSPIEREEQISSLTKEMKEAAKMLEFERAASLRDRIKTLQRGK, from the coding sequence ATGAATTTTCAGCTTGTTTCTCCGTATCAGGCAACTGGTGATCAGCCACAGGCAATCAATCAATTGGTAAATGGTTTGCAGGAAGGCGATAAAGAGCAGGTATTAAAAGGAGTGACTGGCTCCGGCAAAACATTTACCATGGCAAATGTTATTGCGCAGGTCAACCGTCCTACGCTAGTGCTGGCCCACAATAAAACACTGGCAGCGCAGCTGTGTTCAGAATTCCGCACTTTTTTTCCAAACAATGCAGTAGAGTATTTTGTTTCCTACTATGATTACTATCAGCCGGAAGCCTATATTGCGCAAACGGATACTTATATAGAAAAAGATTCCGCAATCAATGATGAAATCGATAAACTTCGTCATTCAGCAACTTCAGCGCTGTGTGAACGGCGGGATGTTATTATCGTCGCCAGTGTCAGCTGCATCTATTCTTTGGGTGATCCAATTGATTACCGCAGCATGGTCATTTCACTGCGTCCGGGTGTGCAGAAGGAGCGGGATGAACTGCTCAAAAAGCTGGTAGAACTACAATATGAACGAAATGACATAGAACTGACACGAAACAAATTTCGTGCACGTGGTGATGTTGTCGAGATATTCCCATCTTACTCCAATGACACAATCATTCGCGTAGAATTTTTTGGGGATGAAATAGACCGTATCAGTGAACTGAACGCTCTGACTGGGGAGAGGAAAGCGGATTTAAAACACGTTGCCATTTATCCAGCTTCCCATTACATTGTTCCACGTGAAAAGATGCAGCGCGCCATTTCCTCTATACAGGCCGAAATGGAGGACCGTGTCAAATTTTTTGAATCACATGGTAAATTGATTGAAGCGCAGCGGATACGCGAACGTACAACTTATGATATGGAGATGCTGCAGGAAATTGGTTTCTGCAAAGGTATTGAAAACTATTCACGTATTATGTCCGGCCGTCCCGCTGGCAGCGCTCCGTTTACCCTGCTGGACTATTTCCCAGACGACTTTTTAATGTTTGTAGATGAGTCTCATGTTACGCTGCCGCAGGTTGGCGGTATGTATGGCGGGGACCGGGCACGAAAAAAGAATCTGATTGATTTTGGCTTTCGGCTTCCCAGTGCCTATGATAACCGGCCGCTGAATTTTCAAGAGTTTTATCAGCATATCAATCAAGTCGTATTTGTCAGCGCAACACCAGGAAACTTTGAGTTGGAACACGCATCTCAAGTTGTTGAACAGGTCATTCGCCCCACTGGGCTGCTGGACCCGGAAATTGACGTAAAACCGACAGAGGGACAAATTGATGACTTGATTTCTGAAATTAACTTGCGTGCAGCAAAACATCAGAGAGTTCTGGTCACAACACTGACAAAGAAAATGGCAGAGGACTTGACTTCATATCTGGAAAACATAGGACTTCGTGTCCGGTATATGCACCACGATATAGATACCGTTGAGCGGCAGGAAATCATCCGTGACCTGCGGCTCGAAAAGTTCGACGTTTTGGTTGGCATCAACCTGCTGCGTGAAGGACTGGATATTCCAGAAGTTAGTTTGGTCGCCATTTTGGATGCCGATAAAGAGGGCTTCCTGCGCAGTGAACGCAGCCTTATCCAGACGATTGGCCGTGCCGCACGAAATGCGGAAGGGCACGTTATTATGTATGCCGATTCCGTAACACCTAGTATGGAGGCTGCTATTCGCGAAACGAACCGCCGCCGCACTTTGCAGAAAGCATATAATCAGGCACACGGCATTACACCGAAAACCATCACGAAAAAAGTGGCGGATGTGCTGGAAATTTCCACAGGTCGCGGCAAGCAGAAATCCAAAAAGAAAGTACAAAGGAATCTGTCCCCGATTGAAAGGGAAGAACAAATTTCCAGCCTGACAAAAGAAATGAAAGAAGCAGCAAAGATGCTGGAATTTGAGCGCGCTGCTTCCTTGCGTGACCGCATCAAAACCCTGCAGAGAGGAAAATGA
- a CDS encoding YifB family Mg chelatase-like AAA ATPase, protein MVSQVYSMGLYGMDAFPVLVESDISRALPSFDIVGLPDAAVKESRDRVRSAVKNCGYTFPEGKITVNLAPADKRKEGPIYDLPLFISLLCASGQMSANLEGCAFLGELSLGGTLRPVRGVLPMTIGAQESGFQRIFLPAENAAEAAAVAGISAFPIHNVMELISFLAGRKEIMPAKPAPVQLDAFDHTLDFADVRGQVQSKRGLEIAAAGGHNVLLIGPPGSGKSMLAKRLPSILPDMTLSERMETTKIHSIAGALPHETSLISSRPFRAPHHTISPSGLSGGGSIPRPGELSLAHNGVLFLDELPEFARSTMEVLRQPIEDGVVTISRVSGTVTYPCSVMLVAAMNPCPCGYFGHPTRKCTCKPDQVNRYLNRVSGPLLDRLDLHIEVPPVDFESLSGEQKAEPSAEIRKRVNAARAVQNERFKGTNITCNARITPDILNDACRLSPAGKALLKAAFEKLGLSARAYDRVLKVARTIADLAGSKDIEAEHAAESVQYRSLDRKYWERR, encoded by the coding sequence ATGGTTTCGCAGGTATATAGTATGGGATTGTATGGAATGGACGCTTTTCCGGTTTTAGTAGAATCGGATATTTCCCGGGCACTTCCCTCTTTTGATATTGTTGGACTGCCGGACGCTGCTGTAAAAGAATCTAGAGACCGTGTGCGGTCAGCAGTGAAAAATTGTGGATATACTTTCCCAGAAGGAAAAATTACAGTCAATTTAGCCCCTGCTGATAAGCGCAAGGAAGGGCCAATTTATGACCTTCCCCTGTTTATCAGCCTACTGTGTGCTTCTGGACAGATGTCGGCAAATTTGGAGGGCTGCGCTTTTTTAGGAGAGCTTTCTCTTGGCGGAACTTTGCGTCCTGTCAGGGGCGTCTTGCCCATGACCATCGGGGCGCAGGAAAGCGGTTTTCAGCGTATTTTTCTTCCGGCAGAAAATGCAGCAGAAGCGGCGGCTGTAGCGGGAATCTCGGCGTTTCCGATACATAATGTTATGGAACTGATCAGCTTTTTGGCCGGACGCAAGGAAATTATGCCAGCAAAGCCTGCTCCGGTTCAGTTGGACGCTTTTGACCACACTTTGGATTTTGCTGATGTGCGTGGTCAGGTACAGTCTAAACGCGGACTTGAGATTGCTGCTGCAGGTGGACATAATGTTTTGCTAATTGGTCCGCCTGGTTCTGGCAAAAGTATGCTGGCAAAGCGCCTGCCGTCCATTTTGCCGGATATGACTTTATCGGAAAGAATGGAAACGACGAAAATCCATTCCATAGCAGGTGCTCTGCCGCATGAGACATCTCTAATTAGTTCTCGTCCTTTTCGGGCGCCTCATCATACAATTTCACCCTCTGGATTATCTGGAGGTGGTTCTATTCCGCGGCCAGGAGAACTTTCCCTTGCACATAACGGTGTGCTGTTTTTAGATGAATTACCGGAATTTGCAAGGAGCACGATGGAAGTTTTGCGGCAGCCGATTGAGGATGGCGTGGTGACAATTTCGCGTGTCAGCGGCACGGTGACGTACCCCTGTTCCGTTATGCTCGTGGCTGCGATGAACCCCTGCCCCTGTGGTTATTTCGGACATCCCACACGCAAGTGTACCTGCAAGCCAGACCAGGTAAATCGCTACCTCAATCGTGTAAGCGGCCCCCTGCTAGACCGGCTTGACCTGCACATAGAAGTGCCGCCAGTTGATTTTGAATCGCTGTCAGGTGAACAGAAGGCAGAACCCAGCGCCGAGATAAGAAAGCGCGTAAACGCGGCGCGTGCGGTGCAGAACGAGCGCTTTAAGGGCACAAACATCACCTGCAACGCACGCATCACACCGGACATTCTAAATGATGCCTGCCGCCTTTCCCCTGCTGGTAAAGCGCTGCTGAAGGCAGCGTTTGAGAAGCTAGGCTTGTCGGCCAGAGCCTATGACCGTGTGCTGAAGGTAGCACGCACAATAGCTGACCTTGCAGGCTCTAAAGATATTGAAGCGGAGCACGCCGCCGAGTCGGTACAATACCGCAGCCTTGACCGCAAGTACTGGGAGCGGCGGTAA
- the uvrA gene encoding excinuclease ABC subunit UvrA: protein MPSKTIFIKGAREHNLKNINLKIPRDKLIVFTGLSGSGKSSLAFDTIYAEGQRRYMESLSSYARQFLGQMEKPDVDFIDGLSPAISIDQKTTSKNPRSTVGTVTEIYDYLRLLYARVGTPHCPICGREIQQQTIDQIVDQVLKLPEHTKIQVMAPVVRARKGTHAKQLESARKSGFVRARVDGILYDLSEKIVLEKNKKHTIDIIVDRLMVKPEIRSRLADSLETAASLAGGLVVISPNGQDDILFSQNYACPEHGLGIDELTPQMFSFNSPSGACPKCTGLGVFMKIDPDLIIPDKSLSVRKGGLRGSGWAMEGNSIASMYLEGLAKHYHFSLDTPIADLSPKIVDILLFGNKGEKIEVERDTNFGHSKYMATFEGIIPNFERRFRDTSSNWIKEEIESYMSAIPCDACHGNRLNPMSLAVTVGGKNIAELCSLSVLQALDFLNTLQLTGRKKLIAEPILKEVRSRLTFLKSVGLGYLTLSRSAGTLSGGESQRIRLATQIGSSLMGVVYILDEPSIGLHQRDNAKLLATLKHLRDLGNTVIVVEHDEETMRAADHLVDIGPGAGIHGGEVVYNGPPADIVNCEASITGQYLSGKRKIEVPSIRRPGNGKKLSIIGAAQNNLKHINVDIPLGKFVCITGVSGSGKSSLINEILYKYLAAQLNGAKLHPGKFKEIRGLSALDKVIEINQSPIGRTPRSNPATYTGMFTDIRNLYASTQDAKLRGYTPGRFSFNIKGGRCEACEGGGIIKIEMHFLPDVYVPCDVCHGKRYNRETLEIKYKGKSIYDVLEMTVEEGLTFFQAIPRIARRLQTLEEVGLGYIKIGQPATTLSGGEAQRVKLAAELSKRPTGRTIYILDEPTTGLHMADVHRLINVLQKLVDNGNTVVVIEHNLDLIKTADWIIDLGPEGGDAGGNIVAQGTPEQVAAVPESYTGQYLRKMLPAFQGK, encoded by the coding sequence ATGCCGTCCAAAACAATTTTTATTAAGGGTGCTAGAGAGCACAATCTAAAAAATATCAATCTGAAAATTCCACGTGATAAACTAATTGTCTTTACGGGACTGTCTGGTTCAGGAAAAAGCAGCCTGGCTTTTGATACTATTTATGCAGAAGGTCAGCGGCGCTATATGGAATCTCTTTCTTCTTATGCACGTCAGTTCCTAGGACAAATGGAAAAACCGGATGTTGACTTTATAGACGGACTTTCTCCTGCTATTTCAATAGACCAAAAAACAACATCTAAAAATCCTCGTTCTACGGTTGGAACGGTAACAGAAATTTACGACTATTTGCGTCTTTTGTATGCCCGCGTCGGTACCCCACACTGTCCCATATGCGGCAGAGAAATTCAGCAGCAAACGATTGACCAAATTGTAGACCAAGTTCTAAAGCTGCCAGAACATACGAAAATTCAAGTGATGGCCCCAGTTGTGCGTGCCCGCAAGGGAACACATGCCAAACAGCTAGAGTCCGCACGAAAAAGCGGTTTTGTCCGTGCTCGTGTAGATGGTATTCTATACGACTTATCTGAAAAAATTGTGCTTGAAAAAAACAAAAAGCATACGATTGACATTATCGTAGACCGACTGATGGTAAAACCAGAAATACGTTCCCGTTTGGCGGATAGTTTAGAAACAGCAGCTTCGCTGGCCGGAGGTCTGGTTGTCATCAGCCCGAATGGACAAGACGATATTTTGTTTAGTCAAAACTACGCGTGTCCGGAACACGGTCTTGGAATTGACGAACTGACACCGCAGATGTTTTCTTTTAACAGCCCTTCCGGTGCCTGCCCAAAGTGTACTGGGCTTGGCGTTTTCATGAAAATTGACCCGGACCTGATTATTCCGGATAAATCGCTGAGCGTCCGAAAAGGTGGCCTTCGGGGCAGCGGCTGGGCAATGGAGGGAAACTCGATTGCTTCTATGTATTTGGAAGGTCTTGCTAAACACTATCATTTTTCCCTTGATACACCGATTGCTGATTTGTCACCAAAAATCGTAGATATTCTCCTGTTTGGAAACAAAGGAGAAAAAATAGAGGTGGAACGGGATACTAATTTTGGGCACAGCAAATACATGGCCACATTTGAGGGAATTATTCCAAATTTTGAGCGGCGTTTTCGGGATACAAGCAGTAACTGGATTAAAGAAGAAATCGAATCCTACATGAGTGCCATTCCCTGTGATGCCTGTCATGGAAACCGACTGAACCCCATGAGCCTAGCCGTAACCGTCGGCGGAAAGAATATTGCAGAGCTCTGCAGCTTGTCGGTCCTACAGGCACTGGACTTTCTGAATACGCTGCAACTGACCGGACGCAAAAAGCTAATCGCCGAACCGATTTTAAAAGAAGTACGTTCCCGTCTGACTTTTTTAAAAAGCGTAGGATTGGGATATTTGACATTATCCCGCTCGGCAGGCACACTTTCTGGAGGCGAAAGCCAGCGTATCCGTTTGGCTACACAGATTGGCTCGTCCCTGATGGGCGTTGTATACATTCTTGATGAGCCAAGCATTGGCCTGCATCAGCGTGACAATGCTAAATTGCTTGCGACTTTAAAGCATCTGCGTGACCTTGGAAATACCGTCATTGTCGTTGAACATGATGAAGAAACAATGCGCGCCGCTGACCATCTGGTGGATATTGGACCTGGTGCGGGCATTCACGGAGGAGAAGTCGTCTACAACGGACCTCCGGCAGACATCGTAAACTGTGAAGCTTCCATTACAGGACAATACTTGAGTGGAAAACGAAAAATTGAGGTCCCTTCCATACGTCGGCCAGGCAACGGCAAAAAGCTGTCCATTATTGGTGCTGCACAAAACAACTTAAAGCATATCAATGTAGACATTCCTCTCGGAAAATTCGTTTGTATCACTGGCGTTTCCGGTTCCGGAAAATCTTCACTTATCAATGAAATTCTATACAAATATCTTGCTGCCCAGCTGAACGGTGCAAAACTGCACCCTGGAAAGTTCAAAGAAATCCGTGGCTTGTCTGCACTGGATAAAGTGATTGAAATCAATCAAAGTCCTATCGGCCGTACGCCGCGGTCTAATCCTGCCACTTATACCGGTATGTTTACAGATATCCGTAACCTGTATGCCAGTACGCAGGACGCCAAGCTGCGTGGATATACACCCGGCAGATTTTCCTTTAATATAAAAGGCGGCCGCTGTGAAGCTTGTGAGGGCGGCGGAATCATTAAAATAGAAATGCATTTTCTTCCGGATGTTTATGTACCCTGTGATGTCTGCCATGGAAAGCGCTATAATCGAGAAACACTGGAAATCAAGTACAAAGGGAAGTCCATTTACGATGTACTGGAAATGACAGTTGAAGAGGGACTTACGTTCTTTCAGGCTATTCCGCGTATTGCTCGGCGCCTGCAAACATTGGAAGAAGTAGGATTGGGATACATTAAAATCGGCCAGCCTGCCACAACGCTTTCTGGTGGAGAGGCGCAGCGAGTCAAGCTGGCCGCAGAACTAAGCAAACGGCCTACAGGCCGAACTATCTATATTCTGGATGAACCGACAACGGGGCTCCATATGGCTGATGTACATCGCCTGATTAACGTCCTGCAAAAGTTAGTGGACAACGGCAATACTGTCGTTGTTATTGAGCATAATTTGGACTTAATCAAAACAGCCGACTGGATTATTGATCTTGGCCCTGAGGGTGGAGATGCCGGAGGAAACATTGTAGCACAGGGCACACCAGAGCAAGTGGCAGCTGTGCCAGAATCTTATACCGGACAATATTTGCGCAAAATGCTGCCTGCTTTTCAGGGAAAGTAA
- a CDS encoding ECF transporter S component — MRKLGPFKICVIVLMAVVNVIGANIALVTRLPIYLDSIGTVMCAALFGPACGIVSGVLGSFTCGITTDIYSLYYIPVQFATGFFSGMIFKKCRPHGWDIILKAACVSIPATVVGSVITACVFHGITSSGSALLVQLLNKCVGMNLTLSICLVQALTDYANCAVSIVAACAVLKVLPVQIKDAVRRSNISNGTI; from the coding sequence ATGAGAAAGTTGGGTCCCTTCAAAATCTGTGTCATTGTGTTAATGGCTGTAGTCAACGTGATTGGCGCCAACATTGCTCTGGTTACGCGGCTTCCTATTTACCTTGACAGTATCGGCACCGTCATGTGTGCTGCCTTATTCGGACCTGCTTGTGGGATTGTCTCCGGCGTGTTGGGCAGCTTTACTTGTGGAATCACAACAGACATTTATTCGCTTTATTACATACCGGTACAATTTGCCACAGGTTTCTTTTCGGGCATGATTTTCAAGAAATGCAGGCCTCATGGTTGGGATATTATACTGAAGGCAGCCTGTGTTTCTATTCCGGCAACAGTAGTAGGTTCTGTTATTACTGCTTGTGTCTTTCACGGCATTACGTCTTCTGGTTCTGCATTGCTTGTACAGCTTTTGAATAAATGTGTCGGCATGAATTTGACACTGAGTATTTGCTTGGTGCAAGCACTGACAGATTATGCCAACTGTGCTGTAAGCATTGTTGCTGCCTGCGCAGTTCTGAAAGTTTTACCGGTTCAGATTAAAGATGCAGTAAGGAGAAGCAATATCAGTAATGGAACGATATAA